One genomic segment of Rhizobium sp. 11515TR includes these proteins:
- a CDS encoding amino acid ABC transporter permease, producing MQLWSWSGFFGYLFNPFILGGVLTTIWLMVVSLSAGLILGFALALMRRSRARLVQLVAKAYIWLFRGTPLLVQLIAIYTALPQFGIRFSVIEAALIGLALNEAAYLAEIIRAGIEAVPEGQARAARALGMTERQIMRHIVMPQAFKVIIPPLGNSVNGLLKTTSVTSVISMEELLRRTQVLIQERFMVLELFSVAAIYYLLLTTLWDFFQRHIEKRFGQADSRLSMTEKR from the coding sequence ATGCAGCTCTGGAGCTGGTCGGGTTTCTTCGGATACCTCTTCAATCCCTTCATTCTCGGGGGTGTCCTCACCACCATATGGCTGATGGTCGTCTCGCTGAGCGCCGGCCTGATCCTCGGATTTGCCTTGGCCTTGATGCGGCGCTCGCGGGCGCGCTTGGTTCAGCTGGTTGCCAAGGCCTATATCTGGCTGTTTCGCGGCACGCCGCTGCTGGTGCAGCTGATCGCCATCTATACGGCATTGCCGCAGTTCGGCATCCGCTTTTCGGTCATTGAGGCGGCGCTGATCGGACTTGCGCTCAATGAGGCGGCCTATCTTGCAGAGATTATTCGCGCCGGCATCGAAGCTGTACCCGAAGGACAGGCGAGAGCCGCCAGGGCGCTCGGTATGACCGAGCGGCAGATCATGCGCCATATCGTCATGCCGCAGGCATTCAAGGTGATCATTCCGCCGCTCGGAAATTCAGTCAACGGCCTCCTAAAAACGACCTCGGTGACCTCGGTCATCTCCATGGAAGAACTGTTGCGCCGCACCCAGGTCCTCATCCAGGAACGTTTCATGGTGCTGGAGCTCTTTTCGGTAGCAGCCATCTACTATCTCCTTTTGACCACGCTCTGGGATTTTTTCCAGCGCCATATCGAGAAACGCTTCGGTCAGGCAGATTCCCGACTGTCGATGACGGAAAAGCGCTAA
- a CDS encoding FAD-dependent oxidoreductase — MSFVSTAPRSATESTIEFVVDGRSLHAERGMTIAAAIEASGQHGFSRGLKGEARGLFCGMGACHDCLVTVDGKVSQRACMTAVTAGMRVHRPSSRPAIASGEIADLCAVPESIAAIEMDLLVIGAGPAGLAAAEVAASAGAKVTVVDERRIAGGQYYKQPATSSAVAQLKHDAQAREGLDLIRTAGEAGVTLIGETVVWGAENGEGGAIIACYNPSGAFYCKPRMIVIATGAYERPYPVPGWTHAGVMTTGAAQTLLRSYGTVPRGRILIAGNGPLNIQVANEIRRAGGTVMALVEAAASPWSKPYEALSLLKLGGGLAVYGARQLAALQAAGISLHWQSKITSIHGSTHVEAVTISGPTGDRKLDADTVLIGGGFASSNELSRLLGCGHEVAGGELVVASGDDGATTLSHIHVVGEAARFGGAHIARVQGRLAGLAVARKLGLGGTSDHEAERRLARHRAFQIALWAAFKPATADRGEALADEAIICRCEGITAGTLKAIIAKGAADIATLKRLSRAGMGRCQSRYCGHMLAKIADERHNIGETRGFLAPQMPLRPIPLAALAVEKPEWGGHRRAMLPEKQPLQSAESLPLSQISTLVIGAGIAGLSTALFLAREGEEVAVVERAFANSLASGGNAGSLHAQLLSFDHGMRAEGGGGPAAQTLPLQRDSIGLWGALQRELGRDFEMKVTGGLMVAESEAHMRFLADKVAVEQRAGIECRLIGREELRALEPGLSPAFLGAAYCPQEGKINPLVATQHILEAARASGARLIEKCEVVAIAAVASGFEVTTSRGMIRAKRVVNAAGAFSSRIGTMLGLDIPVFGAPLQIVVTEAAAPLISCLVAHADRHLTLKQAANGNFIIGGGWTAGLDPVHQHPRPLLSSLEGNLWVAQHVVPALRKLHIIRSWAAMNINIDGAPILGEHPQQAGFFNVVTSNGYTLGPLVGQLTAQLILGRETGRALQAFSITRFAKGHS, encoded by the coding sequence ATGTCTTTCGTGTCAACCGCTCCTCGATCCGCAACGGAGTCCACCATCGAATTCGTTGTCGATGGACGTTCTCTTCACGCCGAGCGTGGCATGACGATTGCCGCGGCGATCGAGGCAAGTGGGCAGCACGGTTTCTCGCGCGGATTGAAAGGTGAGGCGCGTGGGCTTTTTTGCGGCATGGGCGCTTGTCATGATTGTCTCGTGACCGTCGACGGCAAGGTCAGTCAGCGCGCCTGCATGACAGCCGTTACGGCCGGCATGCGCGTCCACCGGCCATCTTCGCGGCCGGCGATTGCTTCCGGGGAAATTGCCGATCTCTGTGCCGTCCCCGAGTCGATCGCAGCTATCGAGATGGATTTGCTGGTCATCGGCGCCGGGCCAGCCGGCCTTGCCGCTGCAGAAGTGGCTGCAAGCGCCGGTGCGAAGGTTACGGTCGTCGATGAACGCAGGATTGCCGGCGGCCAATACTATAAGCAGCCTGCGACGTCGTCTGCTGTGGCCCAGCTGAAACATGATGCACAGGCCCGTGAAGGACTGGATCTGATCCGAACTGCCGGAGAGGCCGGAGTGACCCTGATCGGCGAAACGGTCGTCTGGGGTGCTGAAAACGGCGAAGGCGGCGCCATCATTGCCTGCTACAACCCCTCGGGCGCATTCTATTGCAAGCCTCGCATGATCGTGATCGCAACCGGTGCCTACGAGCGGCCGTACCCGGTGCCGGGCTGGACGCATGCAGGCGTCATGACCACAGGGGCAGCGCAAACACTCCTTAGAAGCTACGGCACAGTGCCTCGCGGCAGGATCCTCATCGCCGGCAACGGTCCCCTCAATATCCAGGTTGCCAATGAGATCCGCAGGGCGGGCGGCACGGTGATGGCATTGGTCGAAGCTGCAGCGTCGCCATGGTCGAAGCCTTACGAGGCCTTGAGTTTATTGAAGCTCGGTGGTGGCCTTGCCGTCTACGGCGCACGGCAGCTTGCGGCTTTGCAGGCGGCCGGCATCTCGCTCCATTGGCAAAGCAAGATCACGTCAATCCATGGTTCCACGCACGTCGAGGCCGTCACAATATCCGGCCCAACGGGTGACAGGAAGCTGGATGCCGATACCGTCCTTATCGGCGGCGGCTTTGCTTCCTCGAATGAGCTTTCCCGTCTCCTCGGTTGCGGTCACGAGGTTGCCGGCGGCGAGTTGGTGGTTGCGAGTGGTGATGATGGCGCGACCACGCTTTCCCACATTCATGTCGTTGGCGAGGCGGCGCGTTTCGGTGGCGCCCATATTGCCAGGGTGCAAGGCCGGTTGGCCGGGCTTGCGGTTGCGCGCAAACTGGGCCTTGGCGGCACATCCGATCATGAAGCCGAACGCAGGCTTGCCCGCCATCGCGCTTTCCAGATCGCTCTCTGGGCGGCGTTCAAGCCGGCAACCGCCGATCGAGGTGAAGCGCTTGCCGACGAGGCGATCATTTGTCGCTGCGAAGGCATAACGGCCGGTACCCTAAAGGCGATCATTGCGAAAGGCGCAGCGGATATCGCCACGTTGAAGCGGCTTTCGCGCGCCGGCATGGGGCGCTGCCAAAGCCGCTATTGCGGTCATATGCTGGCCAAGATCGCAGATGAGAGGCATAACATTGGTGAGACCCGCGGGTTTCTGGCGCCGCAAATGCCATTGCGCCCGATTCCTCTGGCCGCCCTTGCCGTTGAAAAGCCCGAATGGGGAGGACACAGGCGGGCCATGCTGCCCGAGAAGCAGCCATTGCAGTCGGCCGAGTCGCTGCCGCTTTCGCAAATATCGACCTTGGTGATCGGGGCGGGGATAGCCGGTCTGTCGACCGCGCTTTTTCTCGCACGAGAAGGCGAGGAGGTTGCGGTTGTCGAACGCGCCTTTGCCAATTCGCTGGCCTCCGGAGGCAATGCCGGCAGCCTGCATGCGCAGCTTCTATCCTTCGATCATGGCATGCGCGCGGAAGGCGGCGGCGGGCCGGCGGCGCAGACGCTGCCTCTGCAGCGCGATTCCATCGGCCTTTGGGGTGCATTGCAGCGGGAGCTTGGTCGCGATTTCGAGATGAAGGTAACCGGTGGCTTGATGGTTGCCGAGAGCGAGGCGCATATGCGTTTCCTTGCCGATAAGGTTGCCGTCGAGCAACGCGCGGGTATCGAGTGCCGGCTGATCGGTCGCGAGGAATTGCGCGCCCTGGAGCCGGGATTATCGCCAGCCTTCCTCGGCGCTGCCTATTGTCCACAGGAAGGCAAGATCAACCCGCTGGTCGCGACGCAGCATATCCTCGAAGCCGCTCGCGCAAGCGGGGCGCGCCTCATCGAAAAATGCGAAGTTGTCGCCATCGCTGCGGTCGCGTCCGGTTTCGAGGTGACGACGTCACGCGGGATGATCAGGGCAAAGCGCGTCGTCAACGCGGCCGGCGCCTTTTCGTCGCGCATCGGCACCATGCTCGGGCTCGATATTCCCGTATTCGGCGCGCCGCTGCAGATTGTCGTCACCGAGGCTGCCGCCCCTTTGATTTCCTGTCTTGTCGCTCATGCCGATCGCCATCTGACATTGAAGCAGGCCGCCAACGGCAATTTCATCATCGGCGGCGGCTGGACGGCTGGTCTTGATCCGGTACATCAGCACCCCCGGCCGCTGCTGTCGAG
- the dapA gene encoding 4-hydroxy-tetrahydrodipicolinate synthase yields MTKKFRGVYTVMITPLDEHGAVDLKALAAFTDWQVRQGIHGLIPLGSTGEFLSLSEEERDGVARTVIETVAGRVPVLIGAGAEDTRECVRLSRKAEAMGADGVMTIPPFYSTPTDDELVHHYRTIASAISIPIMVYNNPATANVDLKPELVERIAEIDGCDYIKESTLEVTRVRDIIRLAGDNMTVFGGILGFESFVMGAQGWVAVASNIAPGPMARIFELVADEKKIDEARALYLHWLPIIQAVGGQAYVAGSKSLLRHMGFGAGAPRPPRLPLPVEQDATMKKLVQDFDLKFDA; encoded by the coding sequence ATGACCAAGAAATTTCGCGGTGTCTACACCGTGATGATCACGCCGCTGGACGAGCATGGCGCAGTGGACCTGAAAGCGCTCGCCGCCTTCACCGACTGGCAGGTTCGCCAGGGCATCCACGGGCTGATACCGTTGGGGTCGACAGGAGAGTTTCTCTCGCTCAGTGAAGAAGAGCGCGATGGCGTCGCAAGGACGGTAATCGAAACCGTGGCCGGCCGTGTGCCGGTCCTGATTGGCGCCGGCGCGGAGGACACGCGTGAATGCGTTCGTCTGAGCCGCAAGGCAGAAGCGATGGGCGCCGATGGCGTCATGACTATTCCGCCTTTCTATTCGACCCCGACTGACGACGAACTGGTGCATCACTATCGCACCATCGCGTCAGCGATCTCCATTCCCATCATGGTCTACAACAATCCCGCAACGGCCAATGTCGACTTGAAGCCGGAGCTCGTCGAGCGCATCGCTGAGATCGACGGCTGCGACTACATCAAGGAATCGACGCTGGAGGTGACGCGCGTGCGTGACATCATCCGGCTCGCGGGCGACAATATGACGGTCTTTGGCGGCATTCTCGGCTTCGAATCCTTCGTCATGGGTGCGCAGGGCTGGGTGGCGGTCGCCTCCAATATTGCTCCAGGGCCGATGGCGCGCATTTTCGAGCTTGTGGCCGACGAAAAGAAGATCGACGAGGCCCGCGCGCTCTATCTGCATTGGCTGCCGATCATTCAGGCCGTCGGTGGGCAGGCCTATGTCGCCGGTTCGAAGTCGTTGTTGCGGCACATGGGGTTTGGCGCCGGTGCACCGCGTCCGCCGCGTCTGCCTTTACCTGTCGAACAGGATGCCACCATGAAAAAACTGGTTCAGGATTTCGACCTGAAATTCGACGCCTGA